A window of the Mucilaginibacter sp. cycad4 genome harbors these coding sequences:
- a CDS encoding phosphatidylglycerophosphatase A: MFLNKTIASIFGIGFLKGGGTYAAIVTCGFIWLLWQSPALQNPWYLLAITVLITALGVFVGNKVEPDWGEDSSRVVIDEVAGMLIAMLFIPPNFYFLLAGLVLFRFFDIVKPLGVRKMEDLGGGLGVMMDDLLAGVYSNILLWVGYFVWMKFAAH, encoded by the coding sequence ATGTTCTTAAATAAAACAATAGCATCCATTTTTGGCATAGGGTTTTTGAAAGGCGGGGGTACTTATGCTGCCATTGTTACCTGCGGCTTTATCTGGCTGCTATGGCAAAGCCCGGCTTTGCAAAACCCCTGGTACCTGCTGGCCATTACCGTATTGATTACCGCGCTTGGTGTATTTGTAGGTAACAAGGTTGAACCCGACTGGGGCGAAGACAGCTCGCGGGTGGTAATTGATGAGGTTGCCGGCATGCTGATAGCTATGCTTTTTATTCCCCCTAATTTTTATTTCCTTTTAGCAGGCTTGGTGTTGTTCCGCTTTTTTGACATTGTGAAACCACTTGGCGTACGCAAGATGGAAGATCTCGGTGGCGGTTTAGGTGTAATGATGGATGACCTGCTGGCTGGCGTTTATTCCAATATCCTGCTTTGGGTAGGATATTTTGTGTGGATGAAGTTTGCAGCACATTAA
- a CDS encoding response regulator transcription factor translates to MKKILLVEDDANLGLLLQDYLQLKGKFDVVLCKDGEEGLRAFTKQTYDLLILDVMMPKKDGFTLGKDIRKINAQVPIIFATAKGMIEDKTQAFNLGGDDYITKPFRIEELLLRINALLKRTDNIGKKEEEKQTSFKIGKYTFDYTTQMIMTSENQQKLSTKEAELLRLLCVHKNEVLTREEALLNIWHDDNYFNGRSMDVFLSKIRKYLKDDPNVEIINVHGRGYKLLIN, encoded by the coding sequence ATGAAAAAAATACTACTGGTTGAAGACGATGCCAATTTGGGCCTGTTGCTACAGGACTACCTGCAATTGAAAGGTAAGTTTGATGTTGTTTTATGTAAGGATGGCGAAGAGGGCTTACGCGCCTTTACCAAACAAACATATGACCTGCTGATACTGGATGTGATGATGCCTAAAAAGGACGGTTTCACGCTTGGCAAAGACATCCGCAAGATCAATGCCCAGGTACCTATTATTTTTGCTACAGCCAAAGGCATGATCGAAGATAAAACCCAGGCCTTTAATTTGGGGGGAGATGATTATATTACCAAGCCCTTTCGCATTGAGGAGTTACTGCTTCGTATAAATGCGTTGTTAAAACGTACGGATAATATCGGTAAAAAGGAAGAGGAGAAACAAACCTCCTTTAAAATTGGGAAATATACGTTTGATTATACCACTCAGATGATCATGACATCAGAAAACCAGCAAAAGCTATCTACCAAAGAGGCCGAGCTACTGCGTTTGTTGTGTGTGCATAAAAACGAGGTGCTTACCCGCGAAGAAGCCCTGCTGAACATCTGGCACGATGATAATTATTTTAACGGCCGTAGTATGGATGTATTTCTGAGCAAAATTCGTAAGTATTTGAAAGATGACCCTAACGTGGAGATCATCAACGTGCATGGCCGGGGATATAAGCTGCTGATCAACTGA
- a CDS encoding HAMP domain-containing sensor histidine kinase has product MKKRSIGLIIGLMSFALLGVMAMQFYFLRQSYQMQSDSFDRQVREAMNNVVDKVTRQDANNFLKTKTQQAAISTDNEEQGISTIKVAGIPKANKHPSAREKRIALLRDSLQRMIQRKKMDDELNGLLQTEGTVDFKVRVEEYTDEFGVVHEQLTPEIVHTRITRRVGRPKKLHKYDTLRYVYVDPQFGKQMISVPRINPLWVQEQTRKQKERQVQQIKKMLETDSLEKVNSLSNKPTVIENLAEEYRKSGEPLNKRINPFWIDSLLRFELHNKGIFLPFSYEVTTANSDSLIFSNASDSQGEKLPVFVAANTYQTPIFTKEVINDPGKIRLSFPQKNSLILSNMTATMATTGGLTMVLILCFGYTIFSILRQKKISEMKIDFINNMTHEFKTPVSTIMIASEALRDNEIAEDKSRVARLANIIFEENARLGSHIERVLNIARIERNDFKLDKKPVDVNEMVTIVLDSMALKLQKCNAKTTLHLDAENAYIIADELHFSNVLYNLVDNAIKYSNEAPDITISTFVKSGQIVIKVADKGIGMSRDQQSKIFEQFYRIPTGNVHNVKGFGLGLSYVNTIVKRLNGTISVKSEKEKGSEFELKFAIA; this is encoded by the coding sequence ATGAAGAAAAGGAGCATAGGTTTAATTATTGGCTTAATGAGCTTTGCGCTGTTGGGCGTAATGGCTATGCAATTTTATTTTCTGAGGCAATCATACCAGATGCAGTCCGATTCGTTCGACCGCCAGGTGAGGGAGGCTATGAACAATGTGGTAGATAAAGTTACCCGCCAGGATGCAAATAACTTTTTGAAAACCAAAACCCAGCAAGCTGCCATCAGCACCGATAATGAAGAACAGGGTATCAGCACAATAAAAGTAGCGGGCATACCAAAAGCAAACAAACATCCATCTGCCCGCGAAAAACGGATTGCTTTACTGCGCGATAGTTTGCAGCGCATGATCCAGCGTAAAAAAATGGATGATGAGCTTAACGGCTTACTGCAAACAGAGGGTACGGTTGATTTTAAAGTACGTGTTGAAGAATATACTGACGAGTTTGGTGTAGTACATGAACAACTTACGCCCGAGATAGTGCATACCCGTATTACCCGCAGGGTAGGTCGCCCTAAAAAACTTCATAAGTACGATACCTTGAGGTACGTGTACGTCGACCCTCAGTTTGGCAAACAAATGATCTCCGTACCGCGCATTAATCCCTTGTGGGTACAGGAACAAACCCGTAAGCAAAAGGAGCGGCAGGTTCAGCAGATAAAAAAAATGCTGGAGACCGATTCGCTTGAAAAGGTTAACAGTTTGAGCAATAAGCCAACTGTTATCGAAAACCTGGCCGAAGAATACCGTAAATCAGGCGAACCGTTGAATAAACGGATCAACCCGTTCTGGATAGATTCGTTACTGCGTTTTGAGCTTCATAATAAAGGCATTTTCCTGCCTTTCAGCTATGAGGTTACAACGGCCAACAGCGACTCGCTGATATTTTCAAATGCCAGTGACAGCCAGGGCGAAAAGTTGCCTGTTTTTGTTGCAGCAAACACTTATCAAACGCCCATTTTTACCAAAGAGGTGATCAATGACCCCGGGAAGATCAGGCTCTCATTTCCGCAAAAAAACTCATTGATATTAAGCAATATGACCGCCACTATGGCTACAACCGGCGGTCTTACCATGGTGCTGATCCTCTGCTTTGGTTACACTATCTTTTCGATATTGAGGCAGAAAAAGATCTCAGAAATGAAGATAGATTTCATCAACAACATGACCCACGAGTTTAAAACCCCGGTATCAACCATCATGATAGCCAGTGAAGCTTTAAGGGATAATGAAATTGCCGAAGATAAAAGCAGGGTAGCCCGCTTAGCCAACATCATTTTTGAAGAGAATGCCCGTTTAGGCAGCCATATCGAGCGCGTATTAAACATTGCCCGCATTGAACGCAATGATTTTAAACTGGATAAAAAACCGGTTGATGTAAATGAGATGGTTACCATAGTGCTTGACAGCATGGCGCTCAAACTGCAAAAATGCAATGCTAAAACCACACTGCACCTTGATGCCGAAAATGCCTATATCATTGCCGATGAACTGCATTTTTCGAACGTGTTGTATAACCTGGTTGATAACGCCATTAAATACAGCAACGAAGCGCCTGATATAACGATAAGCACATTTGTTAAAAGCGGGCAAATTGTTATTAAAGTAGCCGATAAAGGTATAGGCATGAGCCGCGACCAGCAATCAAAAATATTTGAACAGTTTTATCGCATACCTACCGGCAATGTACACAACGTTAAAGGTTTTGGCCTGGGCTTAAGCTATGTTAATACCATAGTAAAACGCCTGAATGGCACCATAAGCGTGAAATCAGAAAAAGAGAAGGGCTCGGAGTTTGAGCTGAAGTTTGCGATAGCATAA
- a CDS encoding DUF3127 domain-containing protein: MEVKGKVHEVSATQQVTDSLKKRELILEYIENPQYPEYLKFEAIQDRCNLLDNVKVGDDVEVSFNLKGRPWTDKMGKKSYFNSLQLWRVTPLAAANNAPAAPQYAAPSADISSSADDDDLPF; encoded by the coding sequence ATGGAAGTTAAAGGTAAGGTACATGAAGTGTCGGCCACTCAGCAAGTAACCGATTCACTTAAAAAACGCGAACTTATACTTGAATATATTGAGAACCCTCAATACCCTGAATATTTAAAGTTTGAAGCTATACAGGATCGTTGCAATTTGTTGGATAACGTAAAGGTTGGAGATGATGTAGAGGTTTCTTTTAACCTTAAAGGCAGGCCGTGGACAGATAAAATGGGAAAAAAAAGCTATTTTAATTCATTACAGTTATGGAGGGTTACCCCGCTGGCGGCTGCCAACAACGCCCCTGCTGCGCCGCAGTATGCAGCTCCCTCAGCTGATATCAGCTCATCAGCCGATGATGACGATCTGCCATTCTAA
- a CDS encoding THUMP domain-containing protein, whose amino-acid sequence MQVFHTESKIIITCNKRLSTYLQREVEALGFEPVRVFPTGVELKGTVTDTIPLNLNLRCASQILYSLKTFTARDPKELYDELVTIEWEKLIDFTGYFSVSSNVNNEHILTPLFANVKVKDAIADRIKSIKGIRPDSGPEVNKTLVHLYWQDDRAEIFLDTSGETLAKHSYRKIPGKAPMLEALAASTIMATKWDMKSTFINPMCGSGTLAIEAALLATDKSPGLFRMNYGFMHILGYDETVFFTERRNLKDKAKKETGFKIIATDISEDAVDIARKNARTAGVEHLIDFAVCDFEDTEVPAETGVVMFNPEYGERLGVHTKLEITYKRIGDFLKKKCLGYNGYVFTGNPDLAKKIGLKAARKIEFYNGKLDCRLFEYELYLGSKREPKEEN is encoded by the coding sequence ATGCAAGTTTTCCACACCGAAAGTAAAATCATAATTACATGTAACAAAAGGCTTTCAACCTACCTGCAACGGGAAGTTGAAGCTTTAGGCTTTGAGCCGGTCCGCGTTTTTCCCACAGGGGTCGAACTAAAAGGTACCGTTACAGATACCATTCCGCTTAATTTGAACCTGCGCTGCGCAAGCCAGATCCTGTATTCGTTAAAAACCTTTACCGCCCGCGACCCGAAAGAGCTTTACGATGAGCTGGTAACCATTGAATGGGAAAAGCTGATTGATTTCACCGGCTATTTCTCGGTATCATCAAATGTAAATAACGAGCACATCCTTACCCCGCTGTTTGCCAACGTAAAGGTAAAGGACGCCATTGCCGACAGGATCAAATCTATCAAAGGCATCCGGCCGGATTCGGGCCCCGAGGTCAATAAAACCCTCGTACACCTTTACTGGCAGGATGACCGCGCCGAAATTTTCCTGGATACATCGGGCGAAACCCTGGCCAAGCACAGCTACCGTAAAATACCCGGCAAGGCACCGATGCTGGAGGCTTTGGCGGCATCAACCATCATGGCTACCAAATGGGATATGAAAAGCACGTTCATTAACCCCATGTGCGGTTCGGGCACCCTCGCTATTGAAGCGGCATTGCTGGCCACTGATAAATCTCCCGGCTTGTTCAGGATGAATTACGGCTTTATGCACATACTGGGTTACGATGAAACCGTATTTTTTACCGAACGGCGCAATTTAAAAGATAAAGCAAAAAAGGAAACCGGCTTTAAGATCATCGCCACCGATATTTCTGAGGACGCGGTTGACATCGCCCGCAAAAATGCCAGAACTGCCGGTGTAGAACATTTGATCGATTTTGCCGTTTGTGATTTTGAAGATACTGAGGTTCCGGCAGAAACTGGTGTGGTAATGTTTAACCCTGAATACGGCGAGCGTTTGGGTGTGCACACTAAACTGGAGATCACCTATAAACGGATAGGCGATTTTTTGAAAAAGAAATGCCTCGGTTATAATGGTTATGTTTTTACGGGCAATCCTGACCTGGCCAAAAAGATAGGCTTAAAGGCAGCCCGTAAAATTGAATTTTATAATGGTAAGCTTGATTGCC